The nucleotide window GGGGAAGACTCATTGCTATCGAATACCCGCCATGCCCTTAACGAATGCAGCAGCAGAACGATGAATACATTGCAACGAGCAGAAGTTGATCGCTTTCTCTCCAGTGGCAACCACGACGATATCTTATTCACGATATGGCCCGGTGATTCGGTCGTTGGTAGGGCGATAAACGGGGATGCCGCACTGCGTTGTGCGCTCATTTCAGCAGTTCGGGAACGAGCCGAACAAGCTGCCGTATCTGCATGCCAGGAGTATTCCGGCCTGGACATAAATACACGCGAGAAATTTGCACCCATGGTGCAAGGGCTGTTTCCGCAAAAGGAGCAAGCTATCATCCTCGACATGCTTGAGCGCTCGGTCGTCTTTCTTACACCCGCGACGATAAATACTGTCCTTGAGAAGGCAACGTGGCTCAAGACCGCGTGGGATCTGGCGAACATCTACCTCGCAAGTCTGGATGCAAAGCCGCTTTCTGAGAGTGCTCCAGACATTGTCGGCTTGAGCGAAGAGACGACCTGCTTCGTGTCCATGAAGTATTTTAGCAACAACAATCCGCTCGAAGATTACGTGATCCACGAAGCAGCTCATATTTTTCACAACTGCAAGCGTGAAACGCTCGGACTACCCGAAACCCGTCGTCGCGAGTGGCTGCTCGAAATCGATTTTGCCAAACGCGAGACCTTTGCATATGCCTGCGAAGCCTATAGCCGAATTCTTGAGCTTGGCGAAACCCGCTCGGCGCGCAGCAGACTTTTGTCAGAACATGCTGAAGAACCGATGCCGCCGGATGATCGTGTTGATGGGGCTGAGTATGTTGATATTCTTCGAGAGGCCGTTGCTGCCAGGAATGGCTGGAAGCGCATACTTGAGCGGTGCTCTCCCCCACGGCCTGCCCGCCGCGATTAAGCGATAGCGGCTACCTTTGCTTATCCCGTTAAGCATTGAAGGCACATCGAATCTGATGTGACTTGCGGCATCGAAATGCGCCCTAAAAGTTCGCATTTCAAAATCCATCACTGATATCGCGCGCCCAGAATCGGTCTCATGTCGATTCACTCCCATATTTTCGCCTCACTGCTCATCAGCCTGTTGCCTATTGCACACGCTGACGATCTCGGTGTCGTCGGGCCGACCTACGACATCGCTGAACCTGACCTGCTGGAAGTCATCCAGTCGAGCCTCTATCAGATGGAGAAAAACGGCGAGCTATCCAAGAAGCAAGGCGAATACCGAGATCGTGTCATCGGTGCAGTCGAAAAGCCCAAACCTGTGCCTAGCCTCAAGGCGACAGTAGTCAAGCGCACTTTCTACCACGTCCCAACGATGATTATGGATCACGACATCCGAGGTGTGGACGGCGCAATCTTGTTTGCGCGCGGGCTGAAGGTGAATCCGCTGGATCATGTTTCCCTTAGAGACGAACTCATCTTCTTTGACGGGCGTGATCGCCGACAAGTCTCCTTTGTAAAACAGACGATGCGGAAGCTCAAAGGTGCGGCAAAGCCCATCATGGTTGCTGGCGAACCCTTGAATCTCATGCGTAACTGGAAGCACCGGGTCTTCTACGACCAGGGCGGAGCGCTGGTTCGCCGCTTGGGTATTCGTCAGGTGCCAGCAGTAGTGACTCAAGACGGAAAAAGGCTGAGGGTCGATGAAGTCCTTCCGTGAGTTCGTTCTCATCCTCGTGCTTGCAATCGCCATGGGGAACTCGCAACCGGTGTTCGCGAGCGCGACCTGTACCGGCCGGTTTGCGAACCCGATTACGGATATTTGCTGGAGTTGCATGCTCCCGATCCGGTTCGGTGGCCTTGATCTGGTATCCATGGGGCAGGAAGACACACCCAACCCCGGAGGATCTCCCGTTTGCATGTGCCAGTCGCAATTGCGGGTGGGGTTCAAGGTGAGCTTCTGGGAGCCGGTTCGTCGCGTGGATGTGGTACGCCAGCCGTTTTGCATGGCCAGCCTCGGCGGCGTTGAGCTGAATCCCGGGTTTGATGCGCCGCGAGGTTCGCGCTTCAGCCAGGACAGCACATCGACCTCATCCTTCTATCAGGTGCATTGGTATATCGACCCAATCATCTTCTGGCTGGAAGCCATCTTCG belongs to Nitrosomonadales bacterium and includes:
- the traW gene encoding type-F conjugative transfer system protein TraW; this encodes MSIHSHIFASLLISLLPIAHADDLGVVGPTYDIAEPDLLEVIQSSLYQMEKNGELSKKQGEYRDRVIGAVEKPKPVPSLKATVVKRTFYHVPTMIMDHDIRGVDGAILFARGLKVNPLDHVSLRDELIFFDGRDRRQVSFVKQTMRKLKGAAKPIMVAGEPLNLMRNWKHRVFYDQGGALVRRLGIRQVPAVVTQDGKRLRVDEVLP